AAAAGTGATCTTAACGCCCTGAGTGGCCGTTTTCGGGGGTATTACCCCGTCGTAATTGATGTTGAAACCGCCGGTTTTAATGCTCAGACTGATGCATTATTAGAAATTGCCGCCGTGACCTTGCAGATGAATAAAGACGGATGGCTGCTGCCGGATGAAACGCTACATTTTCATGTTGAGCCATTCGAAGGTGCCAACCTACAGCCCGAAGCTTTGGCATTTAATGGGATTGACCCGACTAACCCATTACGAGGCGCAGTAAGTGAATACGACGCTTTGCACGCCATTTTTAAAGCGGTACGTAAGGGGTTGAAAGAGCAAGGTTGTAACCGAGCGATTATTGTGGCGCACAACGCTAACTTTGATCACAGTTTCGTGATGGCTGCTGCCGAGCGTGCCAGCTTGAAGCGTAACCCATTCCACCCATTTGCGACCTTTGACACTGCCGCTTTGAGCGGTCTGGTGCTCGGTCAAACCGTGTTGGCAAAAGCCTGTTT
The window above is part of the Yersinia massiliensis genome. Proteins encoded here:
- the rnt gene encoding ribonuclease T, with protein sequence MRAEFDEDKKLMADKSDLNALSGRFRGYYPVVIDVETAGFNAQTDALLEIAAVTLQMNKDGWLLPDETLHFHVEPFEGANLQPEALAFNGIDPTNPLRGAVSEYDALHAIFKAVRKGLKEQGCNRAIIVAHNANFDHSFVMAAAERASLKRNPFHPFATFDTAALSGLVLGQTVLAKACLTAGIPFDSSQAHSALYDTMQTAKLFCELVNRWKKLGGWPVPAGESE